In Musa acuminata AAA Group cultivar baxijiao chromosome BXJ2-10, Cavendish_Baxijiao_AAA, whole genome shotgun sequence, a genomic segment contains:
- the LOC135624846 gene encoding probable sugar phosphate/phosphate translocator At1g06470 isoform X2 encodes MAESDHAAQKDTEAAGTKVDEDRTMREEQRFPEDPSISHGAERPSCSVDDFCIGGTSEEAENVESSLIRGEGLGRDAATEPERQRSPYFRQRSAVPGAEGNSIGKKYVPFDVVNGLHTTQSMLKLEEVERAAESSVSKVVVLKTLFYILVWYTFSTCLTLYNKTLLGHKLGKFPAPLLMNAFHFTLQAVLSKIVGCIQSRGADVGITMTWKDYFIRVVPTALGTALDINLSNASLVFVSVTFATMCKSASPVFLLLFAFAFRLETPSYKLLGIILIISFGVLLTVAKDTQFDFWGFVFVMFAAVMSGFRWSMTQILLQKEAYGLKNPITLMSYVTPTMAVATLVLSLVMDPWHDLDTNAYFDSPWHVMLSCLLMLTGGALAFFMQPVL; translated from the exons ATGGCCGAGAGCGATCATGCTGCGCAGAAGGACACCGAGGCAGCGGGAACGAAGGTCGATGAGGATCGGACCATGCGTGAGGAGCAGCGGTTCCCCGAGGACCCATCTATTTCGCACGGCGCCGAGCGGCCGAGCTGCTCGGTCGATGATTTTTGCATTGGCGGCACATCAGAAGAGGCCGAGAACGTCGAGTCGTCATTGATCCGTGGGGAAGGATTGGGCAGGGATGCCGCCACCGAGCCGGAGAGGCAGAGATCTCCCTACTTTCGCCAGAGGAGTGCCGTCCCTGGTGCCGAAGGCAACTCGATTGGTAAAAAGTACGTTCCATTCGACGTGGTGAACGGTCTGCACACAACCCAGTCGATGTTGAAGCTCGAAGAAGTAGAAAGGGCTGCGGAGAGCTCCGTTTCCAAGGTCGTTGTGCTCAAGACATTGTTTTATATTTTGGTCTGGTACACATTCAGCACTTGCTTGACATT GTACAATAAGACGCTATTAGGTCATAAATTAGGGAAGTTTCCAGCACCATTATTGATGAATGCATTTCATTTCACACTTCAAGCTGTTTTATCAAAAATTGTTGGGTGCATCCAGTCTCGGGGAGCTGATGTTGGCATTACAATGACATGGAAGGATTACTTCATTAGAG TTGTGCCAACAGCTCTTGGAACTGCTCTTGACATAAACTTGAGCAATGCTTCTCTTGTTTTCGTATCCGTGACATTTGCCACAATG TGTAAATCTGCCTCTCCAGTTTTTCTTCTACTGTTTGCTTTTGCATTTAG GTTGGAGACTCCTAGTTACAAGCTTTTGGGCATCATATTGATCATTTCCTTTGGAGTTCTGTTAACAG TTGCCAAGGATACACAGTTTGATTTTTGGGGATTTGTCTTTGTTATGTTTGCTGCTGTTATGAGTGGTTTCCGCTGGTCCATGACTCAGATTCTTTTGCAG AAAGAAGCTTATG GTCTAAAGAATCCAATCACTCTGATGAGTTATGTTACTCCTACCATGGCTGTAGCAACTTTAGTCCTCTCCCTAGTGATGGATCCTTGGCATGATCTTGACACAAATGCATACTTTGATAGTCCATGGCATGTTATGCTCAGCTGTCTCTTAATGCTTACTGGAGGAGCATTGGCTTTCTTTATG CAACCAGTGCTGTAA
- the LOC135624846 gene encoding probable sugar phosphate/phosphate translocator At1g06470 isoform X1, giving the protein MAESDHAAQKDTEAAGTKVDEDRTMREEQRFPEDPSISHGAERPSCSVDDFCIGGTSEEAENVESSLIRGEGLGRDAATEPERQRSPYFRQRSAVPGAEGNSIGKKYVPFDVVNGLHTTQSMLKLEEVERAAESSVSKVVVLKTLFYILVWYTFSTCLTLYNKTLLGHKLGKFPAPLLMNAFHFTLQAVLSKIVGCIQSRGADVGITMTWKDYFIRVVPTALGTALDINLSNASLVFVSVTFATMCKSASPVFLLLFAFAFRLETPSYKLLGIILIISFGVLLTVAKDTQFDFWGFVFVMFAAVMSGFRWSMTQILLQKEAYGLKNPITLMSYVTPTMAVATLVLSLVMDPWHDLDTNAYFDSPWHVMLSCLLMLTGGALAFFMVLTEYILVSATSAVTVSIAGVVKEAVTIMVAVFYFHDQFTLIKGIGLLIIITGVSLFNCYKYEKLKKGQPRENEETISPSPRGAAKYVILDDMELLHDEN; this is encoded by the exons ATGGCCGAGAGCGATCATGCTGCGCAGAAGGACACCGAGGCAGCGGGAACGAAGGTCGATGAGGATCGGACCATGCGTGAGGAGCAGCGGTTCCCCGAGGACCCATCTATTTCGCACGGCGCCGAGCGGCCGAGCTGCTCGGTCGATGATTTTTGCATTGGCGGCACATCAGAAGAGGCCGAGAACGTCGAGTCGTCATTGATCCGTGGGGAAGGATTGGGCAGGGATGCCGCCACCGAGCCGGAGAGGCAGAGATCTCCCTACTTTCGCCAGAGGAGTGCCGTCCCTGGTGCCGAAGGCAACTCGATTGGTAAAAAGTACGTTCCATTCGACGTGGTGAACGGTCTGCACACAACCCAGTCGATGTTGAAGCTCGAAGAAGTAGAAAGGGCTGCGGAGAGCTCCGTTTCCAAGGTCGTTGTGCTCAAGACATTGTTTTATATTTTGGTCTGGTACACATTCAGCACTTGCTTGACATT GTACAATAAGACGCTATTAGGTCATAAATTAGGGAAGTTTCCAGCACCATTATTGATGAATGCATTTCATTTCACACTTCAAGCTGTTTTATCAAAAATTGTTGGGTGCATCCAGTCTCGGGGAGCTGATGTTGGCATTACAATGACATGGAAGGATTACTTCATTAGAG TTGTGCCAACAGCTCTTGGAACTGCTCTTGACATAAACTTGAGCAATGCTTCTCTTGTTTTCGTATCCGTGACATTTGCCACAATG TGTAAATCTGCCTCTCCAGTTTTTCTTCTACTGTTTGCTTTTGCATTTAG GTTGGAGACTCCTAGTTACAAGCTTTTGGGCATCATATTGATCATTTCCTTTGGAGTTCTGTTAACAG TTGCCAAGGATACACAGTTTGATTTTTGGGGATTTGTCTTTGTTATGTTTGCTGCTGTTATGAGTGGTTTCCGCTGGTCCATGACTCAGATTCTTTTGCAG AAAGAAGCTTATG GTCTAAAGAATCCAATCACTCTGATGAGTTATGTTACTCCTACCATGGCTGTAGCAACTTTAGTCCTCTCCCTAGTGATGGATCCTTGGCATGATCTTGACACAAATGCATACTTTGATAGTCCATGGCATGTTATGCTCAGCTGTCTCTTAATGCTTACTGGAGGAGCATTGGCTTTCTTTATG GTATTAACTGAATATATTCTTGTTTCAGCAACCAGTGCTGTAACTGTTTCTATAGCTGGTGTTGTCAAGGAAGCTGTTACTATTATG GTCGCGGTGTTTTACTTCCATGACCAGTTTACATTGATAAAGGGGATTGGACTTCTTATAATCATTACCGGTGTCAGTTTATTCAACTGCTATAA